CCATGTCCCCCAAGCCCCTGAAGTCTCTATCAGGGATCCCCCTGGTTCAGATCACTGCAGGGGGAGACCACAGCTTCGCTCTGTCCCTTTCTGGAGCTGTGTTCGGCTGGGGCAAGAACACCGCCGGGCAACTGGGACTAGGGGACACAACAAGTACAGTATACATTATACAATAGCATATGTGTTGACTCttgttaaatatatttaaataatcaAGGTCCAGACCGAAGACCATGAACAGTACATTATTTGAAACAGGTGTGTTAGTGTTGGGTTTAAACAAAAGTCTTCCCACTCAGTAGTTCTCTCAGGCTGCAGCTGGAGACCCCTGATTTATCTATTAACAACCACATTTTTTGGTGGTTGAAATGACGTTTAAAAAATTTAAGAAAAGTACAGAAATGTGCCTTTATCTGTCTAAAAACAATTTTAACCAGGATGAGAGAGCACAATGTGTCGTGTGTTTGAGGGTTATGtgttgtaaataaataattataaaaattatatataataataacaataaattgAACCCAATTTTCTGTAGACAGATGTGCCCCAGCTCCTGTTGATTGCCTGAATCTGAAGAAGACTGTTTTGATTTCATGTGGAGGAGAACATACTGCCGTTCTGACAAAGGTTGTATATCTGTCTGACATAATTACACTTTTCCTATAATTTGAACTAAATGTTGTTTAGACCATACAATATGTCTGCATTTTATGTGCGTTTATTTATATTGGTGTCTCAATGTTCGCTACAGCCAGTGACTGGAaggagctgcaacaaacactcaaactggacagttttatctcttcattcaaagactcaatcatggacactcttactgacagttgtggctgcgttgcatgatgtattgttgtctctaccttcttgccctttgtgatgttgtctgtgcccaataatgtttgtgccattttttgtgctgctaccatgttgtgctgctaccatgctgttattgtgttgctaccgtgctgtgttgctgccatgctatgttgttgtcttaggtctctctttatgtagtgttgtgttgtctctcttgtcgtgatgtgttttgtcctatatttttatttaattcatttatatttttaatcccagaccccgtccccgcaggaggccttttggtagggcATCATTGTCagcaagaatttgttcttaactgacttgactagttaaataatgttgaaataaaaaataaacaaaacaattgaAATGTTTTAGTTTTTAGTTCCCTGGAAATTTGCATTGAAACATCCTCATTAACGTAGAGGAAAACACTCTGATAACTGTCTGGGTTGATTTTGTTCTAGGGAGGTGTGGTGTTCACATTTGGTTCAGGCCGCTATGGACAGCTTGGACACAACTCTCTCCGAGATGAACTACGACCTCGAGTGGTGGGGCAACTTTGTGGATTAAAGGTGACCCAGATAGCCTGTGGAAGGTAGGTTACACTTATTTGACATGATCTGGAATTGACAAAATGTTGTGACacaacaaaaatgtatgtaggactgttttcattttagaataagacctTTTTAGAATTCATTGTTGATTTGAGAAATGTTTTCTATGTCTGTTTGCCACATTAGACACCATACATTAGCATTTGTGGGGCCCTCCAATAAGATCTACTCATTTGGGCACGGAGAGCAAGGGCAGCTGGGAAATGGAGTAAAGATTGATCAGTCTGTGCCCCTTCCAGTACAACTGCCAGGTAAAACATTCATTTATGGTATAACATTAGGGAGAGTACATGCATTTTCAGAACAGATAAAAGTCAACTCAACAAAATGCTTATTTCAATACTCAACTAAAATAACATGAGGTAAAACATGAAATAACATTAACTTGATCATCAACTATTTTTGTCAACATTTCAGACCAGATTGATGACCAGAAAATTGAACACATTTTTGCTGGAGGAAACCATTCCTTTGCGTTGTGCTCTCTTGGTCAGGTATGGACACAATTTGGTTTGAAACAATGAGTTAGCAAAACAGGACATAGTTTGTCCTTTGTACTTAACATTTCTGTGATACGTTGCATCACATTGTCATCTTCCCAGGAGTCTGAAGAAAAGTCTAACAATCTCAGGTCAAGTGTGGGCAAAGTGACACAACAAGCTATAGATGAAGAAATCATTGACAAATGGATCTCGGAATGTGATTCAAAGTCTTGGAAAAAAGGACAGAAGTAAGTATGATATAAGTAGCTATAATTTACCGTTGTTGTTATTTCCTTATTTTGTTTATGTACGGTCACATACTGAACTGAAAGATTACTCAAACTTGTAATTGCAGGGAAATCACAAAAATGTTTTCTTCTGCATCGTGTTTAAATGGGAGCTTTCTTGATAAAAGGTAACAGTATTTAATATTGGTTCAAATACATGTCTTATGTTTGAAATATTACATTATCAAAGAATACTGATTTAAATATGGCAAAAATATTGACAATTATTTCTTGCTTTTATTAGTTGTGACAAACATTACCAAACCTCACCAAAACAGTCTGGCCTGGATTATTCACTCGTCCAAGGCGCATTCCGGAAGCTGGCGAAAAGGGCAAAGTTTTGACTGAGGTATTTTGTGAATATATTTATAAATTGATATGTAATCGATCCTATTCGGACATTTATTCTGACATGTATCTTGAACGAGGGACGATTCACACACCTCTTTCATTGCACTAGGTTGAAGCTGTTGTTCAGCACACACTACTTCCCTCCCTGTATGAGGAGCCCATTGGAGTGGAGGGCTTGAGGGTCTACCTGGTTCTCCCTGAGCTCCTGAGGGTCATTCACAAACAGCACAGAAGGACAGATCTCACCGAAGCCGTTGCTGCTGCTATCCTCAGACTGCACCCTGAAAAGCTGCAGGTCCTCGGTAATGTTGCCCtccatttaaaatgtttaaaGTGTGTCACCCCAAATTCAACTTATCAAAAATAACATAGTCGTAAATCTGTTTTTGCTGTAGACAACTTATTTTGTCCTTGTTCATTCGCTGTCTGGCAGATTTAGACTAGGCTCAATTTACAAAACCGTTGATAATTTGAACCGAGTGTGGTAGTGCTGGGCTAAAACAAAACGTGTGCACATTGGGGGTGCCCCTGGAATGATTGTGAAGTCGAGCAAATTCTATACCCCCACGAAATGGTTTGAGAAAGTAATCTGTGTGTTACCATGTCCTGTAGGTGACTGCTGGTCCTCATTGAAGCCGTCTGTCATGACCAAGCACATTGGGGTGTGGAAGAAAGCCCTGTCGGGGATTCTGAGGAGTGAACATATTCTACACACTCGTGATACTGGGATCAAGCACCTGCTCCAGGTCCTCGGCCATCTCCACAGAGTCAGTTTCCATCCTTCACTACTCGTACTGTCAATCCATTTATAATGCTGTTTTCCCATTTTGACCAGTCAACTTCGAGGACCGATCTGGTGCCAGGGTGGCAGTTATTTCATTGCAAACTATTTAGAATCAATGAGACCATAACTGAGATTTGATCAAATAATATTTTTCTGACAAACATGGAAAATATTTAGCTAATACTTTCTAATAATTGTTCAtttattatcaatttattttacTTTTCTATATTATTTCAAAGGCAAACCAGAAATCTGTAGAGACCCAGACTGTTCCAGACAGTACCTTTTGTATGGAGGAGGTTCACTTCAATCCCAAATTTCTAGAGGAGGATGTAAAGCTTTGGCGTTTATGGTCAAAGCAGGTAAGAAAATGAATTTTGTCTCAGTCACCGATTGCTAACCATACTAGTGGTTGTCAGTCTTGAAGTGTTTTGATGTTCGTTGTTTGGGTCTTAGAAAGTGTCCTGGCTTCATCTCAGTAGAGGCTTGAGATTTCCTCTACCTGAAATGGtctggaaagagagagtgaaggaaacatTTTGTTTTCCTACTGGAGAATCTTTCTCACCTACTAAAGTTCCTTCTTATCACTGCAGATGAACATAATTAGACAAAGAAGTTCCTTAATTGAGATGCCTTGTATGTTTTCTTTTACATCACTTTCAGGATGTGGATCAGACACCTGCCATCTTTTGTCGTTACCCATTCTTGATGAATCTGCAGAGCAAGATAAACGTTTTTAACATCAACGCCGCACTCACAAAGGTAATGAAACTTGCTTCTcaatatatagtattataatataCAGCAGATACTATAAATGAAGGTGGCTAACCCCCTACTAGAGACCAACTGACTGTGTATGCAGGCTTTTGCTCTTGCCCTGCTCTAACACACCTGGTTCTACTAATCAGATGCTCACCAGGATcttgattagctgaatcaggtgtgttagaacAGGGCTGAAGCCTGCATTCCAAGTAGCTCTGGGGTGTTGACCATCACTACTGAAGAAACCAGACATATTTCTTAACCTTTTTGATGGAAGAAACTGGTTGAAATAATACCTGTATTGTATACTAGAAAAGCACTAACTGAAGACTTAACATTGTACTCTATGCATTGCAGAATCTCCCTAACAATCGCCAAAGGACTGGCATGTGGCGTTTTGACATGTTCCTCGTGGCGGAGCCTGCTCCGGTCTTTGAGCTGAGACTGAATAGAGCATCACTCATAGAAGACACTTTCCATCAACTGAGTGTAGCATATCACAGTACCTTCAAGAGGTCCCTTGTGGTAAGTCCATATTTTTTAATATGATGAGACAATGTTTTGAACAGAGAAGGGCTATTCCAAAATGTGCTGCTTACATCTCTCAGGTGTATTTCGACGAGGATGCGAAGCTGACAAATGTCTACAAAAGGGACTTCTTCCTCCATTTGTTTGATAAGCTGTTGGTACCCGAGTCTGGGATGTTCATGTACAACGACACCAATACGCTGGCCTGGTTCCCTGCAATGGTGAGGCACGTTTAGGGAAATCGCACATGGATTATGAGGTTTTTCGCACCTCAACACATTATAGAAATAAAATATTGCTAATTATTGTACTTTCAAATAGCTTCAAATGTGCTGGTAGTGAAACACTGTAATGATATGTTTCTAGAGAAGAACTACTATAGtattactactgtattactagcCTACTACTGTATTCTAGAAACCATACTACCTTCCCTTTACTGTATATTAAGCTATAATTTTCCGCAGGTTAACAACAGCATGTCTTGTACTTTCACTCATGGCTTATTTAT
This sequence is a window from Oncorhynchus tshawytscha isolate Ot180627B linkage group LG34, Otsh_v2.0, whole genome shotgun sequence. Protein-coding genes within it:
- the LOC112231787 gene encoding probable E3 ubiquitin-protein ligase HERC3; translated protein: MISWGEDSRNGFGLVKPNGLDTTKTDISCVNLIHLKSKIQGLSAGNSVVAFIRNNGRLVSVARIQEDLDGRRFTGKLKSVTCKERIRALSCGDSHAVLLSEEGRVLCLDKANILSPLGNLCNRQVTQVACGDQHSILLTQDGQVFTWGQNTSGQLGLGWSEPRDMSMSPKPLKSLSGIPLVQITAGGDHSFALSLSGAVFGWGKNTAGQLGLGDTTNRCAPAPVDCLNLKKTVLISCGGEHTAVLTKGGVVFTFGSGRYGQLGHNSLRDELRPRVVGQLCGLKVTQIACGRHHTLAFVGPSNKIYSFGHGEQGQLGNGVKIDQSVPLPVQLPDQIDDQKIEHIFAGGNHSFALCSLGQESEEKSNNLRSSVGKVTQQAIDEEIIDKWISECDSKSWKKGQKEITKMFSSASCLNGSFLDKSCDKHYQTSPKQSGLDYSLVQGAFRKLAKRAKFVEAVVQHTLLPSLYEEPIGVEGLRVYLVLPELLRVIHKQHRRTDLTEAVAAAILRLHPEKLQVLGDCWSSLKPSVMTKHIGVWKKALSGILRSEHILHTRDTGIKHLLQVLGHLHRANQKSVETQTVPDSTFCMEEVHFNPKFLEEDVKLWRLWSKQDVDQTPAIFCRYPFLMNLQSKINVFNINAALTKNLPNNRQRTGMWRFDMFLVAEPAPVFELRLNRASLIEDTFHQLSVAYHSTFKRSLVVYFDEDAKLTNVYKRDFFLHLFDKLLVPESGMFMYNDTNTLAWFPAMPRVEEKRYFLFGVLCGMALYNNNMVHLPFPMAFFKKLVNINPSLEDLREFSPIEAGSLQYILDYPDDDVENMDMTFSVMWGDVAVELDPKETGKLVTSANKKEFVDTYVNYIFNQSVEVVFEEFRKGFFKVCDKDVVEFFQPEELRGVMVGQENFDWETLKQNTVYEGEYHAGHPNIVTFWEVFEELTEDQKKAFLLFLTGCDRVPILGMNQIRMRVQTLLNSSQQHFPEALTCHSLLQLPIYSSKETLQSRLIEAVGHNRGFWNE